The Lathyrus oleraceus cultivar Zhongwan6 chromosome 5, CAAS_Psat_ZW6_1.0, whole genome shotgun sequence genome includes the window GTTTCAATTAACTGTTTGATACTTCGACTTGGCCACAGGTCTGAGGGTGATATGGAATTGATAATGTATGTTTGACATTATATTTTTCTAGCAATCTTTCCAAATACATGTTGCAGAAATGTTTCCCTTCATTACTGATTAGTACTATAGGAACACAGAACCTGgaaaaaatattatttttcaaaaaGTTTGTGATAGTTCGGGCATCATTAGCACTGCAAGCAATTTCCATAACCCATTTGATAACATAATCAACATAGACAAGAATATAAATATACAAATTTGATTGGGTAAATTTACTCATGAAATCGATTCCCTAACAATCAAATAGTTTTACCTCAAGCATAATATTCAAAGGCAGCGTGTCTCATTTTGAGATGTTACCAGTTATGTTGCATTTGGGGCATGTAAACACATATAACTCATAATAATTAAATATAGTAGGCCACCAAAACCCACTATGTAGTATTTTTGATGCAGTTCTCTCGCCAATATGGTGTCCTCTATATGTCGAGCTATGACAATGCCACATAATGTTGTATGTTTCTTTACCTGCAACACACTTGCGAAGTAAACCATCAAGGCTTCTtttaaacaagtatgggtcattccacaaataaatattttcttcTTTATAGAAGTGTTTCCTTTTCTTCCAAGTGTATTTTTCAGGTATCACATTTGTTGCCTTATAATTTGACATGTCCACAAACCAAGGTCTTTCATTGATTGCCATTAGCTGCTCGTCAGGGAATGTCTCTGTAATACTTTGCTCATTTTTGGTCACTTCCACATTCTCTAACTTGGAAAGGAGATCTACCACAACATTTTCTACCTCTTTCTTATCTTTagtttccaaatcaaattcttgcAACATAAGCACCCATCATAGTAATCTTGGTTTTGAGTCACATTTATTAAATAGATACCTCAAAGATGCATGATCTATATAAATATTAACCTTTGGACCTATTAAAGATGAGAAATTTTTTTCCAAAGCAAATAATACTGCTAACAATTATTTTTCAGTGGTGGTGTAGTTAACTTGATTTTCATTTAAAACTTTGCTTGCATAGTAAATTGCATGGAAAAGTTTGCGTGTCGTTGGCCAAGTACTGCGCCAACAacataatcactggcatcacatAAAATTTCAAAAGGAAGCTCCCAATTTGGTGACACAATGATCGGGGCAGTTatcaatttattttttatgacATAAAAAGAGTGCAGGCAATCTTTATCAAAGTTAAAGTCATTTTATTTGATCAGCAGGTTACATAGGggttttgaaaattttaaaaagTCTTTAATAAATCACGTGTAAAAACCTATATAACTTAGAACAATCCTCACTCCTTTAACATTTTCGGGAGGTGGAATTTTTTCTATCACTTCAATTTTAGCTTGATCGACTTCTATTCCTTTAGTAGAGATTTTATGGCCGAGAACAATGCCTTCAGTTACCGTAAAATGACATTTTCCCAATTTAACATCAAGTTTGTCTTGACACATCTCTTTAGGACATTATTTAACCGTTTAAGACAACAGTCAAACTATGTGCCGAAtacagaaaaatcatccataaatactttTATTGAGTTTTCAATCATGTCAGAAATAATAGAAAGCATGCACCTTTGGAACGTTGTTGGCGCATTACATAATATGAAAGGCATCCTTCGATACGTAAAAACTCCAAATGGGCACGTGAATTCTGTTTTATCCTAATCAGCGAGATCTATagcaatttggttgtacccgaGTATCCATCCAGAAAACAGTAATATGTTTATCCTACTAGTCTTTaaagcatttgatccataaatggcAATGGAAAATAATATTTACGTGTGGAGAGGTTTAACCTGTGATAATCAATACATATTCTCTATCACGTAACAGTACGGGTTGGGActatttcatttttttcattaCGTATAATAGTGGTGCCTCCCTTTTTTGGAACTACATGTATTGGGCTTACCCAAGAACTATCAGAAATAGGATAAATCATACTTGCCTCAACCAATTTAAAGACTTTTTCTCTTACGACTTCTTTCACTGTAGGATTTAATCGCCGTTGAGGTTGTATGACCGATTTGAATTCTTCATCAAGCTTGATTTTATGCATGTAGTATGTTGGACTAATCCCTTTCAGGTCTGGTACTCTCCTTCCCAATGCTTATTTATTTTCTCTAAGCACTCGTAACAACTTTTCTTCTTCGAATTTTGATAATGAGTTATTGATTATTGCGGGGTGCCTATCTCCCTGACTTAAGAAAACATATTTTAAATGCTCAGGGAACTCTTTGAGTTCAGGATCTGTGGGTTTCTCCTTATTACTTCCTTctaatttcaatttttttataagCCTGCTCCAACTGGGCTGCTTACAATTGTAGTACCAACTAATTTACCTCAACATTATCTTCGTCTTCACCTGTTTCTTCGATAGAATAAACTAAAACGTTTTCAATTGGAGATGAAAGGTCTGCTTCTTTCAAAACAGTGTCTATCAATTTGTCAATTAAATCGATTTGGTAGCATTGCAAATCCTCATGAGCATGTTTCATAGCTTCAAACACATTAAATACTACAAGCTCTTTATTAAACGGGAGAATTAATTATCCTCTTTCTACATCAATCAAAGCCCTTCCTGTAGCAAGGAAAGGTCTTCCTAACAATAATGGTATTTTGAAATCTTCTGGCATATCCAAGATGACAAAATCAGTGGGAAAAAGTAAATCATCAACCATTACCAACACGTCTTTCAGTACTCTGTAGAGGTATGTGACTGATCGGCCGACCAAAGTCAAAGTCATTTTTGCAGGTTTTGGCTCTCCATAATTTAATTTCTTCATTATATACAATGGCATTAAATTGATGATCGCCCCTAAGTCACACAGTCCTTGACCAATTTCTAATGAACCTATAGAGCAAAGAATAGTAAATCTATTTGGATTTGATAGTTTGGATGGTAGCTTATGTTTAATGATGACACTATATTCCTCAACtaaagcaacattttcatcatccttTAATTTGTGTTTACCATTTAGAATctctttcatgaatttggcatagaCATGCATTTGTTCCAGGGCATCACAAAATGGAATATTTACTTGTAACATCGTGAGCATCTCCATGAACTTTTTAAATTGCCTCACTTCCATCTCTCtctttgactttttcttaatGAAAGtctgatcggtcaccatttccattgaattcccgccgttaatccgacgtattttcatcactctggtaagatttatgtttgtttttagttgcatttgagtcaagtatcaagttttgttggtttggtattacattacattcgattacgagtttaagtcaaaaagacctcgtttatgcttcgtttgggtagtgtcattgttccaggttcaaaagcaagaatggtgaagttcgggacactctgaaggacgaaaatatgacagaacagcaggtcaacacggccacccgtgtgccaccacacggccgtgttgttggtcaagcagagaaaaagacgaagcagaaaacagggatcaacacgggcacccgtgtgtacacacacggccgtgttgattaaaacagtgcatctacacgggcacccgtgtgtagggacacggcccgtgttgttgctaCTTGTCGCATCatgcgaaaaatcaaccggcgagcctaaaaataaaaacacacagagccgccactgcgcgttatttatcccaagatagggaaaggaaacgctcagagaaacctggaaaggaaatggtcttgcgaccagagagaaagggtaagggagtcggttacgcaaggggaaggtattagcacccctcacgtcctaggtactcctagggatccacgttctaagaataagaaaaggttgctaaacatcacacacacacacagggaacgcaggtggggttaggaggaacgggctcgataaggcgtcgcaccttatgcctacatatcttgtctggaacaagaatcagagcctctgtagttcggcttacgcacgccaaacaacacaaaacaacacgaacaaacaagggtggcaaacatggagcccgacaaccactggatggaattatgtcggcatccgaaccaaaacacacaatcaacacggcaaacgtggagcccgactgccaatcactgggcttacgtcggcatccgagccaaacacacataatcagataacaagtaaacgcacgcaaaaaagaaaaaggttgcccggagtggtctcgcacgatcacctgcctacatacctcgtctggaacgaggatcagggcgatgtagttcccctgaaagggactaaattgctaaccagaaaccggggaaagacacacaactagggagctgagactcgagcctaatgttgtcatgcatcgttaaccctaagttcggttttctatcctacttgcataaacaagcctatcctaaccaggaaagaagctagcacacaagcatacaatcatatcatacatcatatgagaacaggcatctcgaacaagcatgtcaatcagatatccatatagcacgcactataaccacacaaggggctcaatcaatcaggtttgactgcctaagcaagtcgtatgtacaggctggttttgctcttaaccttgccattacgaggctaaggtgaagcagatgaaaggatgaagtgaggatcagacctcacagctcttatccctaaccagggagagctgacaaatgagcatgggtccagaataggggaacccttctatactcgatgactctgacacaatgtgcactgcacagatcttgggcttttgatctcaatgctacaaccatgtaatgggagcaaggagaagactcactgaatagtgggggacaggttgcttgtccctaccttccaccaattgccttatttaaaggactttcacctgcttgggcttaaaaataaacaaccacaatcattgcctcttaaggaggacttcagacatttatttgcccggcccggtaacagccgggtctccagactacatgaagtcaagaggacctacctcaatgcaagttgcttaagcaacgcaaagcaaaagttcacaaggaactgagcaactaaagtacctggaaacaatccaacacagttagtactcagacagacaaaaccaaacagcaagtgttcaatcaatcaaactatacaaagcaatacacaacacaaggcaagctcaaagcttaagcctaagctttaccacctacaaaacaatgttatgttagtgtacaaacatcaacaacatcaattaaaattgatttggatcattctccatgtgcattatgcgTTTGATCCTGAAAcatcaagcaaacattagcaactagaccactaggccaagcctagggtccaaaagcaagaaaaaatctaaaacagcaaggtattcatcaaacaacatcaaattaacatcaaacaagaacaaacatcattggtctcatgtttatatcatccaccatatccaattcatgcacaaaacaatccatattggttcaaagGAAGCATCAAATATACcaacagaagtattgcattcaaatccacatcaaaacacatccaaaaattctcaaattaattacacctaaacaggggataatcaaggtctaccatgtcaaatttgagctcaattgggcaaatgaaaccatgtcaatgaaaatcaacaaaacagacacaataataggctccaaatcacaacatcaatgtatacatccacttcaaaaattcataactcaatgaaaacaaaaaagaaatggatgagaccaaaacagggaggtcctaacatgtgtctagttcatgcatatcaaatttcatggccatacaatacaacatgagcatttctcaatcattctaccaacctaggtcacatggacttgcaaattcaatcaccagaaatgaaaaatagcaatcaatttgaaaatgccacataaaattccacaaaaattcaccaagcatcctaacatgtcaacaattcaccatgcaaaatttcattcaattctaacatgtataggtcaatcaattaaattccacaagttgacatcaagaggtgtgacacaaattgtcacacctatgttccaaaaatcataactcaaaggccaggtatcaaaaatccacaaaatttacatataaatgaacatcaaccAGTCAGGAATCATCACAAAAATGGCACAAATTTATTTcacaatatgagaatttcatgatcaaattggtgagatgtatcaaaaatggacatacatgagaaaaccctaggtcaaataacatatttaccaagcacaactttgaccaataggtcaaaaaaatcctacacaagtcaacaaagccatagaaaaaatttccataattttaggattttttggctattttttatgaattttttaatgtcCTAAACAATttctaataattaattaaaatatcAGTGGCATATTTGTAATTATAATTGGCGGGAGCGGGAAACGCAATTTTCAAATGTTTAAACAGAATTTTGGATCAAAGCACTTTCCAGCATCGTTCTCACCaagaaattttccagaaaattgaaaaaCACGAAGAACATCAAACGTTCACCAAAATGGACATGGCTATAGTCGTTGAACTCGTATGAACATGTAGATCTCAAATATACATTCCAAACAACCTAACAATTCCTAAAACTCAAGAATCGATCGATCTAGGGTTTGTGCTCATAAATTCATTTCCAGATTTCTCAGGCTATGGTACACTATTCTCAAAACCAAACACATATCCATGACCTACGTGAAACACTCTTTCTAACGCACATAATTATTGAACAAATGGTGAGAGTCGATTTTCACTCAAACCTGGAAGTTGCAGTGTAATGCGCGCGGCTTTGAGCTCCAATTCTCCAAAACAGTTGCACTAGAAGGATATAGAAGGTGATAGGAGATGCTAGCTTCAATTGCCACGGCTTCTAGTATCCACAATTTGCATTTGCCATTGACGATGAGCTTTGGAACAGTCGTGATTCAGCGCCTAATTCCTCTCAATCTCCCAAAACAGATGCGCAAGATGATGATTATGAGTGAATGCAAcaaaaatcgtgtgaattggttaaggaatgatgaagaattttgagattgaaggagtttgtgttcttgagggttttgagagaatgtggaagtttcagatctggttcttggagattgtgaattcagttatgattaggagatgatttagaatatatatggtagcttaatcatgccttaatccacttaattagcaaaatggaatgttaatggaaatggtaattttgtaaacaagggcaaaatggtaaatacatcatgccagctagtgccagctgttttgacagctcaagcaatccccaaatgacatatgtgatgtgtagaaacttgtttcattccaattggtggagtatttctcaatttcacCTTGTATTTGCAAGATGTCCAATTTTAGCATTTCATTTTCCAAGCCAAAATCCAATTTACAggccttagccatgaaatgaatattcaaacacacttaaaatgccattcctgaggtgttggaaaaagtcccattcaaaaattccaattattttgacatttggacaattttgcccctgatccaattcagctgtccagttgaaaagtgactttttgccttgtccatttttgaacaaatccaatgatgcaccctcaaagtacatgtcaaatggagtttgtgcatataaagaacttgcaatttggacaaagtatgtggtagttatggcctcctgattacaggtcatttttgaaattcactgagccctaatttccaaaccatacattggattttcaagttcttggactttttggaaaggtgagaacaagatctacaactttcatgttgaacaattttgcatttgaagcttccttggacacgtggctttgaggtccaaaactttccatttttggaaacttcaactacaagtcactttctatttttggcagtttttgtcctgacttgattttctccattcttaagctttgagatgtcatataacacttgttccaacatgaatgaagtgtcttcaactcatttccacctccacatccatcagatcatgtacagttgaccacagttgacttttcatctgacagatgaatctggcaatgcatagatcaatttgaaccccaatctccaactgaaatggctcaagggtgaaaccctagcctcaattagctcaataTAATCAAAGAATGCACCtcataaccatcataaaccccatctcctgattatgccctgattggcccaatgcaactgattagggttgaccagtggtcaaaaccctaatctcaaggaatgagcttcaatctcttgatgacacccaaccatgatgatgatgatgtatcattgcaatcaaggtgaagaccaatatccattgagaatcacaaaaccctaatctcacagcccaatcctcagatggcccatgatcagtcaataccctaggcttgcactcttgacttcctcatcttctgatcaagacttgggagtatggcttgcacaatgtaaccacatgatatgcaatatgcaatgcctaatgccctaaaatgaaatgcaaatatgttaatgctagtcccaagagaggagggcaaattttgaggtgttacagctgcccctattcaatccactgtgaacctgtcgatacgaaatagcctcggctttcggatgatcaggatgaagagtgattgaataccaagaacagacgaacaatttgcactctgatgggatgaataattaacagcgcctgtcagcatcggcgaagaaacaatctcgaaacgtcgacctggatacccaaaataaatggtaacacagggataaccatggtctgaacaccacacatccactcgggattatcaTCCTCTCCCTTTTTTTCTCtgcttttcttggaccccgaaattttcttatctcttttttcattttcttgaaccccgaatGTTTCTCTgcttctttttcttattttcttgaaccccgaaattttctctgcgcaaacgatcctcggacctctgcatttgaaccccagaaaatgcctcagcactccttttttgccaaaataatgaaccccgatctccagcttgaaccccagtcgcctgacgatgactcgcgatcgccaatatgaaccccgttctccagaaaatgccgcaacacttccttttctccatttgaaccccatctccagaaaaggtatccacatttccttttctccatttgaaccccgtctccagaaaatgtatccacatttccttttctccaatctctcgtgataattccgctggcaacatcggaaataacaccaaaccactctgagggcgacatgtcagagggtaaaccttcataAAGAAGGTAGCATGCGTAACTCTTCCTCggaagacacctataacgacctctATTGGCCTCAGCCcgagtctaaggtgacacatgaacagaagataatcccaaggacctcatcctggatataatcttcaactctatctccatttgaaccccagaaaatgcctcagcatatactcttctctgattgaaccccgatctccagaaaatgtatccacatttccttttctccatttgaaccccggaatcgcgctgatcgcgtaacgtcttctgatatcatttccatctctgtccgacggaaacgtttcctccaatatcgcactactggggaacactgctgatctgacgtcatggtaccacactcctcagagtaacattttcaaccagacactgactgatgactgggagaaaactcgacgtttactggacatcgaacaatgatgttgacaggacatcgaacaatgatgtttacaggacatcgaaccatgatgttgacaggaca containing:
- the LOC127079571 gene encoding uncharacterized protein LOC127079571 encodes the protein MEMVTDQTFIKKKSKREMEVRQFKKFMEMLTMLQVNIPFCDALEQMHVYAKFMKEILNGKHKLKDDENVALVEEYSVIIKHKLPSKLSNPNRFTILCSIGSLEIGQGLCDLGAIINLMPLYIMKKLNYGEPKPAKMTLTLVGRSVTYLYRVLKDVLVMVDDLLFPTDFVILDMPEDFKIPLLLGRPFLATGRALIDVERG